Proteins encoded in a region of the Benincasa hispida cultivar B227 chromosome 2, ASM972705v1, whole genome shotgun sequence genome:
- the LOC120071787 gene encoding xaa-Pro dipeptidase: MALPSLLTPPPVPVELYVTNREKLLKSFRQHLADSAHPLQGIVLLQGGDERTRYDTDHLELFRQESYFAYLFGVIEPGFYGAIDIASGKSILFAPKLPPDYAVWSGEIKPLSYFKEKYDVSMAYYTDEIAAVLHKQYPEMEKPLLFLLHGLNTDSNNFAVPANFEGIDTFVTDLNTLHPVLTECRVLKSELELALIQFANDISSEAHVQVMRNIKVGIKEYQLESLFLHHTYMYGGCRHCSYTCICATGENSAVLHYGHAAAPNDRTLEDGDMTLFDMGAEYQFYGSDITCSFPVNGKFTSDQLLIYNAVLKAHDAVISVMKPGINWVEMHKLAEKTILESLTEGSVLVGDVKDMMTERLGAVFMPHGLGHFLGIDTHDPGGYLQGLERPKEPGLNALRTVRDLEEGMVITVEPGCYFIDALLDSALENSKTSKFFNVEALNRFRGFGGVRIESDLLVTANGCRNMTNCPRETWEIEAVMAGSPWPIVKKSITE; the protein is encoded by the exons ATGGCTTTGCCTTCGCTTCTAACTCCTCCGCCGGTGCCGGTGGAGCTTTACGTCACCAATAGAGAAAAGTTGCTCAAGTCCTTTCGCCAACACCTTGCGGACTCCGCTCATCCTCTCCAAGGCATTGTATTGCTTCAG GGAGGCGATGAGCGAACGCGCTACGATACGGACCACCTCGAACTCTTCAG GCAAGAGAGTTATTTTGCTTATCTGTTTGGAGTCATAGAGCCTGGATTTTATGGCGCTATT gacatcgcCAGTGGAAAGTCAATTCTGTTCGCTCCGAAGCTACCTCCTGATTATGCTGTCTGGTCGGGAGAAATAAAGCCTCTGTCATATTTCAAG GAAAAATATGATGTCAGTATGGCATATTATACCGATGAAATTGCAGCTGTTTTGCACAAACAATACCCGGAAATGGAGAAACCATTACTATTCCTCTTACATGGGTTGAACACCGATAGCAACAATTTCGCAGTACCAGCAAATTTTGAG GGGATCGATACATTTGTAACTGATTTGAATACCTTGCATCCTGTTTTGACTGAATGTCGTGTCTTGAAATCGGAGCTGGAGCTTGCTCTCATCCAATTTGCCAACGATATTAGCTCAGAAGCTCATGTTCAG GTCATGAGAAACATCAAGGTGGGCATTAAAGAATATCAACTGGAAAGCTTATTTCTTCACCACACTTACATGTATGGTGGATGTAGGCACTGCTCGTACACCTGCATATGTGCCACTGGAGAGAATAG TGCCGTTCTTCACTATGGACATGCTGCAGCTCCAAACGACAGA ACGTTGGAAGATGGTGATATGACTTTGTTTGATATGGGAGCAGAATACCAGTTTTATGGATCTGACATTACTTGTTCATTCCCT GTGAATGGTAAATTTACAAGTGATCAGTTGCTGATATATAAT GCTGTCCTCAAGGCTCATGATGCTGTTATATCAGTTATGAAACCTGGAATAAACTGGGTTGAAATGCACAA GTTAGCCGAGAAGACTATTCTTGAGTCACTGACGGAGGGTTCTGTACTTGTGGG AGATGTAAAAGACATGATGACTGAGCGTCTTGGGGCTGTTTTCATGCCACATGGTCTGGGGCATTTCCTTGGTATCGATACTCATGATCCTGGGGGTTACTTGCAG GGTTTGGAGAGGCCGAAAGAACCAGGGCTAAATGCTTTACGTACAGTTCGAGATCTTGAAGAAGGAATG GTCATCACTGTGGAGCCCGGATGCTACTTCATTGATGCATTACTAGACTCAGCCCTGGAGAATAGTAAAACCTCCAAGTTTTTCAACGTAGAAGCATTGAACAGATTTAGAGGCTTTGGCGGTGTTCGAATTGAAAGTGATTTG CTAGTCACTGCCAATGGCTGCAGAAACATGACCAATTGTCCTCGAGAAACATGGGAAATAGAGGCAGTAATGGCAGGATCCCCATGGCCGATTGTTAAAAAATCCATAACGGAGTAG